The following nucleotide sequence is from Natronosalvus caseinilyticus.
CGCAAACGGATCCGGTCGGTGAGCTTCTCCATCGCCTCGGCCGACCGCTCGACCTCGTCGGCCAGGCTCAACGCACCGTGGGGCAACGAAGGGTAATGGTGATGGCTCACGGGCACGCCTGCATCTTCGAGCGCCTCGGCGTAAGCGATTCCCTCGTCACGAAGTGGGTCGTGGCCACAGGTGACGACAGTAGTGGGCGGAAGCCTATCGAAGGAGGACGCCCGCAGGACCGACGCGTAGGGGTTCACGCCGTCGACCGGGTGTCGGAGGTACTGGTTCCAGAACCAGCGCATGTCCGCGCGGGTGAGCAGTGGGCTGTCCGCGTTCTCCACGTACGACGGCGTGTCAAACGCGTGGTCGGTGATCGGATAGCAGAGCACCTGCTGGGCGAGCACGTCGTCTCCCCTGTGGGCGTCCCACCGGGCGACAGCGGCCGCGAGGTTGGCCCCCGCGCTCGAGCCACAGACCCCGATTCGATCCGGGTCGCCGCCGATGGCTGCCGCGTGTTCGCGGACCCACTCGAGGGCGGCGATGGCGTCCTCGAGCGGTGCCGGAAACGGGTGTTCGGGGGCGAGTCGATAGTCGACCGAGACGACCAGCGACTCGGTCTCTGCGGCGAAGGCCCGGCAGAGGTCGTCGGCGGAGTCGAGCGTGCCGAGCGTCCAGCCGCCGCCGTGATAGAAGAGGAGTACCGGGAGGTCGTGGGCCTCGAGCGGGCGGTAGACGCGAATCGGAATCTCGCTTCCGGCGTCAGCTCCGGGAATCGCGGTGTCTGTCACCTCGGGGAGCGAAATCGTCGGCTCGCCGCCGAAGACATCGTCCTCGAGTCGCCGGGCCGCCTCGACCGAGAGGGCGTGCCACGGCGGAAGCGATTGGTAGGTCGGTTCGGCGAGCAGGGCCGCGACCTGCGGATCGAGGTCGGTCCGTCGAGCGTCCATGACGGCCCTTTGCCGCGGCACAAAGATGAATGGGGGTGGCCCCGAAGGGGAGGATATGAGCGACCCCGAGGCCGGATCCGGACCGGATAGCGACCGGGAGTTCGACGCGAGCGAGTCGACGGCCCGCGAACTTGACGCGAGCGATCCGCTCGAGGGCTTCCGCGACCGCTTCGACGTACCCGATACGTGCTACCTCGACGGCAACTCGCTCGGCCCGGCGAGCGACGAGGCCGTCGCCACCCTCGAGCACGTCGTCGAGGAGTGGCGTACCCTCGGCGTACGCGGCTGGACCGAGGGCGACCCGCCGTGGTTCTGGTACGGTGAGCGCCTCGGTGAGCGACTGGCGCCGATGGTCGGCGCGAATCCCGACGAAGTCGTCGTCGGTAACTCGACGACGGTCAACATCCACACGCTGATCGGAACGTTCCTCGAGGCGGCCGACGGCGACACCGTCGTGGTCAACGAACTCGACTTTCCGACCGACCACTACGCCATCGCCTCCCAGCTTCGGGCGCGCGGACTTGACCCCAACGAGCACCTCGTCCGCGTCGAGAGCGAGGACGGCCGAACCATCGAGGAAGACGCGATCCGCGAGGCCGTCGACGACGAGACGGCCATCGTCTTCTTCCCCTCGGTGCTCTACCGGAGCGGTCAGTTGTTCGACCTCGAGGCACTCACCGAGGTCGCCCACGAGCACGACGCGTTCGCGGGATTCGACCTGGCCCACTCGGTCGGCGCGATGGCTCACGACCTCTCGGGAATCGGCGCGGACTTCGCCGTCTGGTGTCACTACAAGTACTGCAACGCCGGCCCCGGTGCTGTCGCCGGCCTCTACGTCAATGAACGCCACTTCGGGACGCGTCCTGGACTCGCCGGCTGGTGGGGCCACGAGAAGGAGACCCAGTTCGACCTGAACCTCGAGT
It contains:
- a CDS encoding alpha/beta hydrolase, yielding MDARRTDLDPQVAALLAEPTYQSLPPWHALSVEAARRLEDDVFGGEPTISLPEVTDTAIPGADAGSEIPIRVYRPLEAHDLPVLLFYHGGGWTLGTLDSADDLCRAFAAETESLVVSVDYRLAPEHPFPAPLEDAIAALEWVREHAAAIGGDPDRIGVCGSSAGANLAAAVARWDAHRGDDVLAQQVLCYPITDHAFDTPSYVENADSPLLTRADMRWFWNQYLRHPVDGVNPYASVLRASSFDRLPPTTVVTCGHDPLRDEGIAYAEALEDAGVPVSHHHYPSLPHGALSLADEVERSAEAMEKLTDRIRLRFVR
- the kynU gene encoding kynureninase — translated: MSDPEAGSGPDSDREFDASESTARELDASDPLEGFRDRFDVPDTCYLDGNSLGPASDEAVATLEHVVEEWRTLGVRGWTEGDPPWFWYGERLGERLAPMVGANPDEVVVGNSTTVNIHTLIGTFLEAADGDTVVVNELDFPTDHYAIASQLRARGLDPNEHLVRVESEDGRTIEEDAIREAVDDETAIVFFPSVLYRSGQLFDLEALTEVAHEHDAFAGFDLAHSVGAMAHDLSGIGADFAVWCHYKYCNAGPGAVAGLYVNERHFGTRPGLAGWWGHEKETQFDLNLEYTSATSAGAWQIGTIPIFAAAPLDGALSVLEEAGLEAIRRKSVALTEYLIALTDERLSEYGVDVGTPRETDRRGGHVALEHEQAYALGAALRERGYVVDVRPPNVVRVCPAPLYLGYHDVWAFVDVVETLFDEDSLEAVNPDAVT